In a genomic window of Meleagris gallopavo isolate NT-WF06-2002-E0010 breed Aviagen turkey brand Nicholas breeding stock chromosome 1, Turkey_5.1, whole genome shotgun sequence:
- the LOC104915428 gene encoding maestro heat-like repeat-containing protein family member 2B, giving the protein MHQDWLGDGLLERSSAEKDLGILMDNRFAMSQQNALMAKTADEKQCRCFPVHLLTHKLIFVHTGQDFQGSLLSYGLCLHSCFCASLAEPALTEQLPQIVEAVQHLCSNPRPQVRKAILHFINDLLSANAWSCSAWDVVGHIFSEFSRAMERRAAGDLSAQEAQEEGALQELCMDILGSLDVSARGMSKLLWPRLLLFVVPAQYLGMLIPVSRCVRALAERGDLTCQEVEDLDPHFVNSMFQGPLLTPQTLLARLLVVAGSPAAGSELQAAALLLMQNLHSRIHRAVGAMWAAEIPVLLQCLEGKDESFQDSAEWECRLLKFLRASLDTMEDETWTKGLSYELSRWLSSSPSNSGEKSFLYKALGTVLGACKEVLHIQEKLLQHLEEANAEEPSEAQGMISLLSHAAERNFHTVLDTLTMFVSWLCKGWKGRISRHNKMELNSMRAHATCSALILAHGSLALRASKEQLLARLEGDIVGNILLLYSCSCRDLQNKLALVQSITDFSSAVHAVGNPAFFNPSLKDKLLKILMDLLKKYYLGTPVSPVPLKVVLALEQLSKLKLSIGSKDMSEMLVLCCKNIVTHPSAEMMLKIRKSQQAAQYLQLQQTSLKSLGRLIAVLLEAEPSGDFFQNIVHVLQKSMTSDNMWERKRALQTCSQLLAACEELQRRDACDHFGSLVGLLAPLTCDPMPTSRQLAVTCLGSLLQIQAKATNRVIKTGDIGSLCEGLHACSTISQLQTSSKIARIVCRNFPLERTVDFMLAIKETLRRAKGLRVRAAGKWMITFLLMYGKDICWDVRDFLPHLGYVKSVPGNKTEIGEGNIAYVRAIVKAKPLILLQAHYIRDGCWWYSSRR; this is encoded by the exons GTCAAGACTTCCAGGGATCCCTTTTGTCATATGGGTTGTGCCTCCACTCATGCTTCTGCGCATCTCTTGCAGAACCCGCGCTGACAGAGCAGCTGCCCCAGATTGTAGAGGCTGTGCAGCATTTGTGCAGCAACCCCAGGCCCCAG GTGAGGAAGGCCATTCTGCATTTCATCAATGATCTGCTTAGTGCTAAtgcctggagctgctcagcttgGGATGTGGTGGGGCACATCTTCAGTGAGTTCAGCCGCGCCATGGAAAGAAGG GCAGCTGGAGACCTTTCTGCCCAGGAAGCCCAGGAAGAAGGAGCTCTCCAGGAGCTGTGCATGGACATCCTGGGGTCACTGGACGTCTCTGCGAGAGGGATGTCCAAA CTCCTGTGGCCGcggctgctgctgtttgtggtGCCAGCACAGTACTTGGGCATGCTTATCCCGGTATCCCGCTGTGTCCGAGCCCTGGCTGAGAGAGGGGACCTAACATGCCAAGAGGTAGAAGATCTGGATCCCCATTTCGTGAACTCCATGTTTCAAG GCCCACTGCTGACTCCCCAGACACTGCTGGCACGCCTGTTG GTGGTGGCTGggagccctgctgcaggcagtgaaCTCCAAGCCGCTGCCTTGCTGCTCATGCAAAACCTCCACAGCAGGAttcacagagctgtgggggccATGTGGGCTGCTGAGATCCCCgtgctgctgcagtgtctcGAAG GGAAAGATGAGAGTTTCCAGGACTCTGCAGAGTGGGAGTGCCGTCTACTAAAG TTCCTGAGGGCGTCGCTGGACACCATGGAGGACGAGACCTGGACCAAGGGCCTGAGCTATGAGCTGAGCCGGTGGCtgagcagctctcccagcaacTCTGGAGAAAAG TCTTTCCTGTACAAGGctctgggcacagtgctgggagctTGTAAAGAAGTCCTCCACATCcaggagaagctgctgcagcacctggaggAAGCAAACGCGGAGGAGCCATCTGAGGCCCAG GGAATGATCTCTCTTCTCAGCCACGCTGCTGAGAGGAACTTCCACACAGTCCTGGACACACTCACCATGTTTGTGTCCTGGCTGTGCAAAGGCTGGAAGGGAAGGATTTCCAGGCACAACAAG atggagctgaacagCATGAGAGCTCATGCCACATGCAGCGCTCTCATCCTCGCCCATGGCAGCTTGGCACTGCGAGCCTCCAAGGAACAGCTGCTTGCCCGCCTGGAGGGAGACATCGTGGGCAACATCCTGCTGctgtacagctgcagctgtCGG GACTTGCAGAACAAGCTCGCGCTGGTGCAGAGCATCACCGacttcagctctgctgtccatgCTGTGGGCAACCCCGCCTTCTTTAATCCTTCCTTGAAGGACAAGCTGCTGAAGATCCTGATG GACCTGCTGAAGAAGTACTACTTGGGCACCCCTGTATCTCCAGTGCCCCTCAAGGTGGTTCTGGCCCTGGAGCAGTTGAG caaGCTGAAGCTCTCTATAGGAAGCAAGGACATGTCTGAAATGTTGGTTCTGTGCTGCAAGAACATTGTGACGCACCCCTCAGCAGAGATGATGCTGAAGATCAGGAAGTCACAGCAAGCAGCTCAGTACCTGCAG CTTCAGCAAACATCATTGAAATCTCTGGGCCGGCTCATTGCAGTCCTGCTGGAGGCAGAGCCCTCCGGTGACTTCTTCCAGAACATAGTCCAT GTCCTGCAGAAATCAATGACATCAGACAACATGTGGGAGCGCAAGAGGGCCCTGCAgacctgctcccagctgctggctgcttgtgaAGAGCTTCAA AGAAGAGATGCCTGTGATCACTTTGGCTCCTTGGTGGGATTGCTGGCTCCGCTGACATGTGACCCCATGCCCACATCCCGCCAGCTGGCTGTCACTTGTCTGGGCTCTCTCCTCCAAATCCAAG CCAAAGCAACCAATAGAGTCATCAAGACAGGAGACATTGGGAGCCTGTGTGAGGGGCTGCATGCCTGCAGCACCATCTCTCAGCTCCAGACCTCATCCAAAATCGCAAGA ataGTGTGCAGAAACTTCCCACTGGAACGCACAGTTGACTTCATGTTGGCCATCAAGGAGACCTTGCGGAGAGCCAAAGGATTGCGTGTGCGTGCAGCTGGGAAGTGGATGATCACCTTTCTGCTGATGTACGGGAAGGACATCTGTTGGGACGTAAGAGACTTTCTTCCAC ATTTGGGTTATGTTAAGTCAGTtccaggaaataaaacagaaataggtGAAGGAAATATTGCATATGTGAGAGCTATTGTGAAAGCAAAGCCTCTAATTTTATTACAAGCCCACTacatcagagatggatgttggtggtacagcagtagacGTTGA